The following are encoded in a window of Ricinus communis isolate WT05 ecotype wild-type chromosome 4, ASM1957865v1, whole genome shotgun sequence genomic DNA:
- the LOC125369899 gene encoding protein FAR1-RELATED SEQUENCE 5-like codes for MGGKQPQSVLKDGDKAIQSAISTVMSNSIHRLCSWHLTRNARQVSTKEFLTDFKRVMLSKLSKSEFEIEWFNLVNHYNLQDYAWMEDMYNRKNKWADAFFFGVSFVGMTTSQKCECMRAYLDHCLDTRLSLYEFVQQYFRALNRIRQNGMRLEYESRQSTIQLQTHLKGIKKSALAHYTNSVFLKVHDEIANETMLILLELKI; via the exons ATGGGAGGTAAACAACCTCAATCTGTTCTTAAAGATGGTGATAAAGCAATACAAAGTGCAATTTCAACTGTCATGTCTAATTCAATTCACAGGTTGTGTTCATGGCATCTAACGCGGAATGCTCGTCAGGTAAGCACTAAAGAATTTTTGACTGATTTCAAAAGAGTCATGCTTTCTAAACTTTCAAAATCAGAGTTCGAAATTGAATGGTTTAACCTGGTGAATCATTACAACCTACAAGATTATGCATGGATGGAAGATATGTATAACAGAAAGAATAAATGGGCTGACGCATTTTTCTTTGGAGTTTCTTTTGTTGGGATGACGACTAGTCAAAAGTGTGAGTGCATGCGCGCGTACCTCGATCATTGCTTGGATACCAGATTAAGCTTGTACGAATTTGTTCAACaatattttagagctttaaacAGAATTAGACAAAACGGGATGCGTCTTGAATATGAGAGCCGCCAATCAACAATTCAGTTGCAAACTCACCTGAAAGGAATTAAGAAATCTGCATTAGCACATTACACTAATTCAGTTTTCTTGAAG GTTCATGATGAAATTGCCAATGAAACAATGTTGATTCTACTAGAACTCAAAATATAG